The proteins below are encoded in one region of Desulfovibrio sp. JC010:
- a CDS encoding 5'-methylthioadenosine/adenosylhomocysteine nucleosidase, with protein sequence MKIGIIAAMEEELALLVNKLDTPNAESFGQFTYHTGKINGVEVALFLCGIGKVNAAVGTTLLLDKFKPDYLINTGVAGAFPGNINVGDIVVSSEVRHYDADATAFDYEMGQIPQMPAAYQADKLLLGLAQKAWINEDTINVHQGPVLSGDSFIHTPQQISAIEQKFPDVMAVEMEGAAIAQTGFLFNVPFILIRSISDKVHEDGSSAVYEQSMEKAAANSVRMVLSMLKEL encoded by the coding sequence TTGAAGATAGGAATCATCGCGGCAATGGAAGAGGAACTTGCATTGCTGGTCAATAAATTAGACACGCCGAACGCTGAATCATTCGGCCAGTTTACCTACCACACCGGAAAGATAAACGGCGTTGAGGTGGCTTTGTTTTTGTGCGGAATCGGTAAGGTCAACGCTGCTGTAGGAACTACCCTGCTGCTGGATAAATTCAAGCCCGACTACTTGATCAACACCGGAGTGGCCGGAGCTTTTCCCGGCAACATTAATGTCGGTGATATCGTGGTTTCATCGGAGGTGCGTCATTACGATGCTGATGCCACCGCCTTTGATTACGAGATGGGCCAGATTCCCCAGATGCCCGCTGCTTATCAGGCTGACAAGCTTTTGCTCGGATTGGCGCAGAAGGCTTGGATCAACGAGGACACCATTAACGTGCATCAGGGACCCGTACTTTCGGGTGATTCTTTCATCCATACCCCGCAGCAGATTTCCGCCATCGAGCAGAAATTCCCCGATGTCATGGCCGTGGAAATGGAAGGTGCGGCCATCGCCCAGACCGGGTTTCTGTTCAACGTGCCCTTTATCCTGATCCGCTCCATTTCAGATAAAGTGCACGAAGACGGTAGCAGTGCTGTCTACGAGCAAAGCATGGAAAAAGCCGCCGCCAATTCTGTGCGCATGGTTTTGTCTATGTTGAAAGAATTATGA
- a CDS encoding ATP-binding protein, which yields MGHIIAKDIYRQLGDKVDGTTVRMPWSDSMCEMLKALYSPAEAELIVRMPYRPSSLERISKLTGMDERSLRPMLESMCHKGLVCDLWEKDRFLYMISPFVIGFFEFTMMRTKGELDSKKWAELFNAYMFGDKSFFKANFGSDEQVSIMRTLPHEGTIRNADHVEVLDYEKASALVEQQDRFAVSLCSCRHEKMHLGEQKCGIDLETCTSMGEAADFLIRNNFAREISRSEMDDIMARSRELGFTLTTDNVRDYAGFFCHCCGCCCNLMNGIKYSGYPGIVVSSTFIAEVELADCNGCSKCARACPIDAITIHKEEIPGADKPRRFAEINKDICLGCGVCALKCPTGALQMDKRKQRVIHPEDSFERVILQSLERGTLQNLIFDNPNSRSEDFMRSLLGGFLKLSPVKKGLMGDTLRSRFLSTLRKATS from the coding sequence ATGGGACACATCATAGCAAAAGATATCTACCGCCAACTGGGTGACAAAGTGGACGGAACCACCGTGCGTATGCCGTGGTCCGATTCCATGTGTGAAATGCTTAAAGCTCTTTATTCACCTGCGGAGGCGGAGCTTATTGTGCGCATGCCATATCGCCCGTCTTCTCTGGAGCGAATCTCCAAACTGACCGGGATGGATGAACGCAGCTTACGTCCCATGCTTGAATCCATGTGCCATAAAGGGCTGGTCTGCGACCTCTGGGAGAAGGACCGCTTTCTTTATATGATAAGCCCCTTCGTAATCGGTTTTTTCGAATTTACCATGATGCGTACCAAGGGCGAGCTGGATTCAAAGAAATGGGCCGAGCTGTTCAACGCCTACATGTTCGGCGACAAGTCCTTTTTTAAGGCCAACTTCGGCAGCGATGAACAGGTTTCCATCATGCGTACCCTGCCCCATGAAGGGACCATCCGTAATGCGGATCATGTGGAAGTGCTCGATTATGAAAAAGCATCCGCGCTGGTGGAGCAGCAGGACCGTTTTGCGGTCAGCCTCTGTTCCTGCCGCCATGAAAAAATGCATCTCGGTGAGCAGAAGTGCGGCATCGACCTTGAAACCTGCACCTCCATGGGTGAAGCTGCGGATTTCCTGATCCGCAATAATTTTGCGCGTGAGATTTCCCGTTCGGAAATGGACGACATTATGGCCCGTTCACGGGAGCTGGGCTTTACCCTTACCACAGATAATGTCCGCGATTATGCCGGATTCTTCTGCCACTGCTGCGGCTGCTGCTGCAACCTGATGAACGGGATCAAATATTCCGGGTATCCGGGTATTGTGGTTTCCTCCACCTTTATCGCTGAAGTTGAGCTTGCGGATTGCAACGGTTGCTCCAAATGCGCACGGGCCTGTCCCATTGATGCCATCACTATCCATAAAGAAGAAATTCCCGGTGCGGATAAACCGCGTCGCTTTGCAGAAATCAACAAGGATATCTGTCTCGGCTGCGGAGTATGCGCCTTGAAGTGTCCCACCGGGGCCTTGCAGATGGATAAACGCAAGCAGCGGGTCATCCATCCTGAAGACAGTTTTGAGCGCGTTATCCTGCAATCCCTTGAACGCGGCACCCTGCAAAATCTCATCTTCGACAATCCCAACAGCCGCAGTGAAGATTTCATGCGTTCCCTGCTGGGCGGCTTTCTAAAGCTCTCTCCTGTGAAAAAAGGTTTGATGGGCGATACTTTACGCTCCCGTTTTCTGAGCACACTGCGCAAAGCAACTTCCTGA
- a CDS encoding LysE family translocator, with amino-acid sequence MQENFWAFLIFVIVMTGTPGPGNIASMALGQAVGFKRSIPFLSGVVIGGMTMDFLTAMGLAQLFMAYPQVSAVLKIGGMIYILYLAWKVLNMQADSSGKPKAFKFVEGLALHPLNPKHYAMTVSAFAQFVDPSANQTTEILIFVATFTCGAAFFHSLWCFAGESFMKMLRSPMVRHSVNISMVVLMVGATAYALYK; translated from the coding sequence ATGCAAGAAAATTTCTGGGCTTTCCTTATATTTGTCATTGTCATGACCGGAACTCCCGGTCCGGGCAACATAGCATCCATGGCCCTTGGGCAGGCTGTGGGGTTCAAACGTTCCATCCCCTTTCTTTCCGGTGTGGTTATCGGCGGCATGACCATGGATTTCCTGACCGCCATGGGTCTGGCTCAGCTGTTCATGGCCTACCCGCAGGTCTCGGCGGTGCTGAAAATCGGCGGCATGATTTACATACTCTACCTTGCGTGGAAGGTGCTGAACATGCAGGCTGATTCTTCCGGTAAACCAAAAGCTTTCAAGTTTGTGGAAGGTCTGGCCCTGCACCCGCTGAACCCGAAACATTACGCCATGACCGTTTCGGCCTTCGCTCAATTTGTCGATCCCAGCGCAAACCAGACAACGGAAATCCTGATCTTTGTGGCCACCTTCACCTGCGGGGCGGCCTTCTTTCATTCCCTGTGGTGCTTTGCAGGGGAATCGTTTATGAAAATGTTGCGCTCGCCCATGGTTCGCCACAGTGTGAATATCTCCATGGTGGTGCTCATGGTCGGAGCCACGGCTTACGCATTATATAAATAG
- the gap gene encoding type I glyceraldehyde-3-phosphate dehydrogenase, with the protein MSKVKVGINGFGRIGRQVLKTIWERHRDTVEVVAVNDLFDINTNAALFARDTNYGKFPAEVKVEGTTMYVGSDYVIKNFAERDPRQIPWGECGVDIVIECTGIFRTGPTAAQHLEGGAKKVVISAPAKDEDITVVMGVNHKDYDPAKHTIISNASCTTNCLAPIVKTMHEKFGIEKGVMTTVHAYTNDQRILDQPHKDLRRARAAACNMIPTSTGAAKAVALVIPEMAGRFEGYSVRVPTPTVSLVDFVAVLKNDTTTEELKATLKSAAEGELKGIMGYSEAPLVSSDFLADPHSGIVEADFTVVQGGNLAKVYAWYDNEWGYSCRLADLIDYMAKCGL; encoded by the coding sequence ATGAGCAAAGTAAAAGTAGGTATTAACGGTTTCGGCCGTATCGGCCGTCAAGTTCTGAAAACCATCTGGGAAAGACATCGTGACACTGTTGAAGTTGTTGCAGTCAACGACCTCTTCGACATCAACACTAACGCTGCACTTTTCGCACGTGACACCAACTACGGTAAATTCCCCGCTGAAGTAAAAGTGGAAGGCACCACCATGTACGTTGGTTCCGACTATGTTATCAAAAACTTCGCAGAGCGTGATCCCCGCCAGATTCCCTGGGGTGAGTGCGGTGTAGATATTGTTATCGAATGCACCGGTATTTTCAGAACCGGCCCCACCGCTGCCCAGCACCTCGAAGGCGGCGCAAAGAAAGTTGTTATTTCCGCTCCTGCAAAGGATGAGGACATCACCGTTGTAATGGGTGTAAACCACAAGGATTACGATCCTGCAAAACACACCATCATTTCCAACGCTTCTTGTACCACCAACTGCCTCGCGCCCATCGTTAAGACCATGCACGAGAAGTTCGGTATCGAGAAAGGTGTGATGACCACTGTTCACGCATACACCAACGACCAGCGTATCCTCGACCAGCCTCACAAGGACCTGCGTCGCGCCCGCGCTGCTGCATGCAACATGATCCCCACCTCCACCGGTGCGGCTAAAGCTGTTGCTCTGGTAATCCCCGAAATGGCAGGCCGTTTCGAAGGTTACTCCGTGCGTGTTCCCACACCCACCGTATCCCTTGTTGACTTCGTTGCAGTGCTCAAAAACGACACTACCACCGAAGAACTCAAGGCTACCCTGAAATCCGCAGCCGAAGGCGAACTCAAGGGTATCATGGGCTACTCCGAAGCTCCCCTTGTTTCCTCCGACTTCCTCGCCGATCCCCATTCCGGTATCGTCGAAGCGGACTTCACTGTTGTACAGGGCGGCAACCTCGCAAAGGTTTACGCATGGTACGACAACGAGTGGGGTTACTCCTGCCGTTTGGCAGACCTCATCGATTACATGGCTAAGTGCGGCCTGTAA
- a CDS encoding NAD(P)-dependent oxidoreductase translates to MSKKIGWIGTGVMGASMCMHLIKAGNEAYVYNRTKSKADALVAEGATWCESPAEVAKNADIIFTIVGYPVDVEQTILGENGVLANADSGKIIVDMTTSEPALAQRIAEEAAAKGVGALDAPVSGGDLGARNATLAIMVGGEQKTFDEVNPLFEVMGSNIRLMGKPGAGQHTKMCNQILIAGTMIGVVESLLYSHKAGMDLNEVIDVIGSGAAGSWSINNLGRRIADDDFNPGFFIKHFVKDMGIALDEAKRMNLSLPGLALVNQFYISAMALGYEELGTQALYKVLEKMNG, encoded by the coding sequence ATGAGCAAGAAAATCGGATGGATCGGAACTGGAGTTATGGGTGCTTCCATGTGCATGCACCTTATCAAAGCTGGCAATGAAGCATACGTGTACAACCGCACCAAATCCAAAGCTGATGCGCTGGTGGCCGAAGGCGCAACATGGTGCGAATCCCCGGCGGAAGTCGCCAAGAATGCGGACATAATATTCACAATTGTGGGCTATCCCGTGGATGTGGAACAGACCATACTCGGTGAAAACGGCGTGTTGGCAAATGCTGATTCCGGCAAAATTATCGTTGATATGACCACTTCCGAACCGGCATTGGCCCAACGCATTGCCGAAGAAGCTGCTGCTAAAGGCGTGGGCGCACTTGATGCCCCGGTATCCGGCGGCGACCTCGGCGCACGCAATGCCACGCTGGCAATCATGGTCGGCGGGGAACAGAAAACTTTTGATGAAGTGAATCCGCTTTTTGAAGTGATGGGCAGCAATATCAGGCTTATGGGCAAACCGGGCGCAGGTCAGCACACTAAAATGTGCAACCAGATTCTCATCGCCGGAACCATGATCGGAGTGGTGGAATCCCTGCTTTACTCCCACAAAGCGGGCATGGACCTTAATGAAGTGATCGATGTGATCGGCTCCGGCGCGGCCGGATCATGGTCCATAAACAATCTCGGTCGCCGCATTGCCGATGACGATTTCAACCCCGGCTTTTTCATCAAACACTTTGTTAAAGATATGGGCATCGCCCTTGATGAGGCCAAACGCATGAACCTGTCCCTGCCCGGCCTGGCACTGGTCAACCAGTTCTACATCTCAGCCATGGCACTTGGCTATGAGGAGCTTGGCACTCAGGCTTTGTATAAGGTATTGGAAAAGATGAACGGGTAA
- a CDS encoding GAF domain-containing protein, which produces MGVTRLYKAIFEITRAVNSSLEPEKVLHNIAEKVATEMELKGCFIRLLDRKGEVLKADASYGLSERYEQKGPVEVSKSRLDQEVLEGKIVSIADVRKDDRFQYPEEAAKEGLCSLVVLPLTARGEKVIGVLRVYSAELREFSEEELDFLKCVADLSGLALENARMYSALKRASELANDYIYRVDDL; this is translated from the coding sequence ATGGGTGTAACCAGACTCTACAAAGCAATTTTCGAAATCACCAGAGCTGTAAACTCCAGCCTGGAACCTGAAAAAGTTCTGCACAACATTGCCGAGAAAGTGGCAACTGAAATGGAACTGAAAGGTTGTTTTATCAGACTTCTTGATCGCAAAGGTGAAGTGCTCAAAGCAGACGCATCTTACGGTCTGAGTGAACGTTACGAACAGAAAGGTCCTGTTGAGGTTTCCAAGAGCCGTCTGGATCAGGAAGTTCTTGAAGGCAAGATCGTATCCATCGCCGACGTAAGAAAAGATGACCGCTTCCAGTACCCTGAAGAAGCAGCTAAAGAAGGTCTCTGCTCCCTCGTAGTTCTTCCCCTCACCGCACGCGGTGAAAAAGTTATCGGCGTTCTGCGTGTTTACTCCGCTGAACTCCGTGAGTTCTCCGAAGAAGAACTGGACTTCCTCAAATGCGTTGCCGACCTTTCCGGTCTCGCTCTTGAAAACGCCCGCATGTACAGTGCTCTGAAGCGTGCAAGCGAACTGGCAAACGATTACATCTACCGCGTCGACGATCTGTAG
- a CDS encoding S-ribosylhomocysteine lyase, with protein sequence MNKIESFKIDHTKLKRGIYVSRRDEIGSENITTFDLRVKEPNNEPALDPAAAHTLEHMGATFLRNHAEYGDKIIYFGPMGCMTGFYLLLNGRYDSKDVVGLIQELFKFAADFAGDVPGESAVECGNYTFMDLPLAKLEAAKYYEEVLDGIGLDNLNYPE encoded by the coding sequence ATGAATAAGATAGAAAGTTTCAAAATAGATCACACCAAGCTTAAACGCGGTATTTATGTTTCGCGCCGTGATGAGATCGGTTCTGAAAATATCACCACTTTTGACCTGCGCGTAAAAGAACCCAACAATGAACCTGCCCTTGATCCTGCTGCTGCGCATACCCTTGAGCATATGGGGGCCACTTTCCTGCGCAATCATGCAGAGTACGGGGATAAGATCATTTATTTCGGCCCCATGGGTTGTATGACAGGGTTTTATCTGTTGCTAAATGGCCGCTATGATTCAAAGGATGTTGTGGGCCTGATTCAAGAATTGTTTAAATTTGCTGCTGATTTTGCGGGGGATGTGCCCGGCGAGTCCGCAGTTGAGTGCGGAAACTATACATTTATGGATTTGCCGTTGGCAAAGTTGGAAGCTGCGAAATATTACGAAGAAGTGTTGGATGGGATCGGCCTGGATAATTTGAACTATCCTGAATAA
- a CDS encoding PLP-dependent aminotransferase family protein, which yields MTKWIPELEESTRPKFKQLADAIERDVYAGKLSPGDKLPTHRDLADELKMNVSTITRGYAEAEKRGLISGTVGRGTFIASDAITSSSMVTFEPHAPGMIELGMVNTFYDLDPDIQEGMKRLTRRRNLNAFLRYTDPQGLPEHREVGAEWAKRYRLETTAGNVLVCSGAQHALTCCLSSLFRAGDRIATDALIYPGMKTLANMLGIRLVPVPMDEQGMIPEQLDTICRREKINGVSLMPGVQNPTSACMSYERREQIAMIACNHDLTIIEDDAYALTVESSLPPVTSFAPERSVFIAGVSKSIAVGLRVAFMVAEGERFTALAHAILNSVWMTPPLNAELIAQWIQDGTADITVKLKRQAARQRFDAVRDLLDGMGLGANPSGFFLWLDLPEPWKGYMVEQRAREAGLNIFGAEKFAVGGGPVPAKIRLSLSGPKDIEELRKGLGILREILFK from the coding sequence ATGACAAAATGGATACCTGAATTGGAAGAAAGTACGCGCCCCAAGTTCAAGCAACTGGCCGATGCCATCGAGCGTGATGTTTACGCCGGGAAGCTCAGTCCTGGAGACAAGCTGCCTACCCACCGTGATCTTGCTGATGAGCTGAAGATGAACGTGAGCACAATCACCCGCGGTTACGCCGAGGCTGAAAAACGGGGGCTTATCAGCGGCACCGTGGGCCGGGGGACGTTCATTGCTTCCGATGCGATCACGTCGTCATCAATGGTCACTTTTGAACCGCATGCGCCGGGCATGATTGAGCTGGGTATGGTCAATACCTTCTATGATCTGGACCCGGATATTCAGGAAGGCATGAAGCGGCTGACCCGCCGCCGTAATCTGAATGCATTTCTCCGCTATACCGACCCGCAGGGCTTGCCGGAGCACCGTGAGGTTGGGGCTGAGTGGGCGAAGAGGTATCGGCTGGAGACAACTGCCGGGAATGTGCTGGTCTGTTCCGGGGCGCAGCATGCTTTGACCTGTTGCCTGAGCAGCCTGTTCCGGGCCGGGGACCGTATTGCCACGGATGCCTTGATCTATCCGGGCATGAAGACTTTGGCCAATATGCTCGGTATCCGGCTTGTTCCGGTTCCCATGGATGAGCAGGGTATGATTCCCGAACAGCTGGATACAATCTGCCGCAGGGAAAAGATCAACGGAGTTTCGCTCATGCCCGGTGTACAGAACCCCACCTCGGCCTGCATGTCTTATGAACGGCGGGAGCAGATTGCCATGATTGCCTGCAATCACGACCTGACCATCATTGAAGATGATGCCTATGCTCTGACCGTGGAAAGCAGCCTGCCTCCGGTCACATCCTTTGCCCCGGAACGGAGTGTGTTCATCGCCGGGGTTTCCAAGTCAATTGCCGTGGGGCTGCGGGTGGCTTTCATGGTTGCTGAGGGTGAGCGGTTCACGGCACTGGCTCATGCCATTTTGAATTCTGTGTGGATGACCCCACCGCTCAATGCTGAATTGATCGCGCAATGGATACAGGACGGTACGGCTGATATTACGGTCAAGCTCAAACGTCAGGCTGCCCGGCAGCGTTTTGATGCGGTCAGGGATTTGCTGGATGGCATGGGGCTTGGTGCTAACCCGTCCGGATTTTTTCTTTGGCTGGACCTGCCCGAACCTTGGAAAGGATACATGGTTGAACAACGCGCCCGCGAGGCCGGACTGAATATCTTCGGAGCCGAAAAATTCGCCGTGGGCGGCGGCCCGGTTCCGGCCAAGATCCGGCTTTCCCTAAGCGGGCCCAAGGATATTGAGGAGTTGCGCAAGGGACTTGGGATTTTGCGGGAAATATTGTTCAAGTAG
- a CDS encoding LysR family transcriptional regulator — MLPDLNRLKVFFHIFNEQSSTGAAKKLHITQSGVSQHLKKLEEELQTELFTRVKRRLVPTAAGRKLYSIVQGFMDELEQGVRHINDGLETPSGPLRIGAPTEFGKIYLPPIFGSFRRKYPGVTMQLELDEPKVLFEKVAAGELDFAYIDILPFFMDTPGGTSAYSIEPVVREEFVLACSKEYYWARVNGTGYEHLKQLDFIGYKDDIALFRSWFKLHFNREPQQLNLVFIADSSEAIVSAVKAGLGAGITVSHLMNREIATGKIIAIRPDEEKLQNTIACVQFKDKQPSITETAFQEHFRLELNQNYAKLGVE, encoded by the coding sequence ATGCTTCCCGACCTGAACAGACTGAAAGTCTTCTTCCACATATTTAATGAACAGAGCAGCACCGGGGCGGCCAAAAAACTGCACATCACCCAGTCCGGGGTCAGCCAGCATTTAAAAAAACTGGAAGAAGAACTGCAGACAGAATTATTTACGAGGGTCAAACGCAGACTTGTGCCCACTGCCGCAGGCAGAAAACTGTATAGCATTGTGCAGGGGTTCATGGATGAACTGGAGCAGGGCGTGCGCCATATCAATGATGGGCTGGAAACGCCTTCGGGGCCGCTTAGGATCGGCGCACCCACGGAATTCGGAAAAATATACCTGCCGCCCATCTTCGGATCATTCCGGCGGAAATATCCGGGCGTAACCATGCAGCTCGAACTGGATGAACCAAAGGTGCTTTTTGAAAAAGTTGCTGCCGGGGAGCTTGATTTTGCCTACATCGACATTCTGCCCTTTTTCATGGACACACCGGGGGGAACTTCGGCCTATTCAATCGAACCTGTGGTACGCGAAGAGTTTGTACTGGCCTGCTCCAAAGAATATTACTGGGCAAGGGTCAACGGCACAGGCTACGAACATCTGAAACAGCTGGATTTCATCGGCTACAAAGATGATATCGCCCTTTTCCGCAGCTGGTTCAAATTACATTTCAACCGCGAACCGCAACAACTGAACCTTGTGTTCATTGCGGACAGCTCCGAGGCCATTGTTTCAGCCGTTAAAGCGGGACTGGGAGCGGGGATCACAGTCAGCCACCTGATGAACAGGGAAATTGCAACCGGGAAAATTATCGCCATCCGCCCGGATGAAGAAAAGCTGCAGAACACCATTGCCTGCGTGCAGTTCAAGGACAAGCAGCCGAGCATTACCGAAACAGCCTTTCAAGAACATTTCCGGCTTGAACTCAATCAAAATTATGCGAAACTGGGGGTGGAGTAA